The stretch of DNA CACTGATATCAATGTGTTGAGAAACATACAAAAATTCATTACTTGTAGCATTTCAggcattaatttaatttttcaagtAGATAATTTACTTGCACTCATGAATGCAAGGATAATTAGGTGTAAAAAATAGTTAATCATTGGCAAgaaggatatatgtatgcatataaagttattgtatgtatgtgtgtttacacacatatatgtatatatatatatatatatatatatatatatatatatatatatatatatatataaacctaattttctatatatttaattaaatgttttattttcattgatcaTGTACGTTCCAATTGTATTGGCAAAAAAAAGCCCATATGCACTTTTCATTATTAAAACTTTGCCTCATTTAAGACTGATCATTGATCTTAGTTGCTAAAAGTTTTACAGCTTCCTTTTGTCTCTTgatctttattatatattacaaCTAACCTCAATCAACATCCACCTtacatttaatatgaaatatcaCTGGTATCAATATCACTATTGAAAGataattttcgtttttgttttaaataatgttgCTTTAGTTTCATGTAGAGAAACTTCTATGGTAAAACAATGAAACTAACTGGCAAAATTCAAAAAGTAAACTAATATAACTCAGACAACAAAACATTGTTAAGACAGTGAAAGAACTTGTGCTTAAAATAATCTAAACTTAGAAAGAGGAGAAACTGGAAGTATGGGAGTGGCAATGTCCAAAACCTAATgacaatgaataaaagaaatccaACACTGACAGTTTTATATCTACTTAATAATATTGTTGCAGAACAATGGTTAATTCCATGAATAGGTATcgattaaaatgttaaaaattcaGATGATATAATCTTCAATATGTATTGGTAGATAGGTAGGTTGGTGTTTCAGTAGGTACAGCTAGGTATTTTTATATACTCACAACTATTGAATTTATTAGCCAATGATGGTGGATCTACATGGTCATTCAATTCATTAGAAATACTAGCCACATTTTTCTCAAATTACTTGTTAcattttactaaaagaaaattcaaattttatcaaTGTAGTCTTctagtaaaagataagaaaatcaGGGCTGGGAGAcattgatcaaaggtctgctaaGTGAGGCTTGATATGAGATTAAATAATAGCTATAAAAATCTTATTGaatatgttaatattattgttgggTATATAAGAACATCTACTCTTCTCCAGATTTGTTCCTAGAaacttataaaaaagaaaaagcagcaacaacaaatagtGACTGTTAAGAAgtgaatatttatgcatttcaACCACAGAGCAGAGTCCCTAATCGTTGTTGATATTGAATATGGGTACTACTTGCAATTTATGCTATTTGTAATGGCTTATTGAGCAGCAATCTATGGCAGATTATATacattgtgtgagtgtatgtgtgtgtgtgtatacatatatacacaagcacacatacacataaatacacatacatattgatattaaatataatatttatatatatttttgtaaaatcaaAAAATCCAGGAGTCCAGAATGCTTCAGGTCCCAAGCTTACAAGATAATTGGCccagtattgtatatatatatatataNNNNNNNNNNNNNNNNNNNNNNNNNNNNNNNNNNNNNNNNNNNNNNNNNNNNNNNNNNNNNNNNNNNNNNNNNNNNNNNNNNNNNNNNNNNNNNNNNNNNNNNNNNNNNNNNNNNNNNNNNNNNNNNNNNNNNNNNNNNNNNNNNNNNNNNNNNNNNNNNNNNNNNNNNNNNNNNNNNNNNNNNNNNNNNNNNNNNNNNNNNNNNNNNNNNNNNNNNNNNNNNNNNNNNNNNNNNNNNNNNNNNNNNNNNNNNNNNNNNNNNNNNNNNNNNNNNNNNNNNNNNNNNNNNNNNNNNNNNNNNNNNNNNNNNNNNNNNNNNNNNNNNNNNNNNNNNNNNNNNNNNNNNNNNNNNNNNNNNNNNNNNNNNNNNNNNNNNNNNNNNNNNNNNNNNNNNNNNNNNNNNNNNNNNNNNNNNNNNNNNNNNNNNNNNNNNNNNNNNNNNNNNNNNNNNNNNNNNNNNNNNNNNNNNNNNNNNNNNNNNNNNNNNNNNNNNNNNNNNNNNNNNNNNNNNNNNNNNNNNNNNNNNNNNNNNNNNNNNNNNNNNNNNNNNNNNNNNNNNNNNNNNNNNNNNNNNNNNNNNNNNNNNNNNNNNNNNNNNNNNNNNNNNNNNNNNNNNNNNNNNNNNNNNNNNNNNNNNNNNNNNNNNNNNNNNNNNNNNNNNNNNNNNNNNNNNNNNNNNNNNNNNNNNNNNNNNNNNNNNNNNNNNNNNNNNNNNNNNNNNNNNNNNNNNNNNNNNNNNNNNNNNNNNNNNNNNNNNNNNNNNNNNNNNNNNNNNNNNNNNNNNNNNNNNNNNNNNNNNNNNNNNNNNNNNNNNNNNNNNNNNNNNNNNNNNNNNNNNNNNNNNNNNNNNNNNNNNNNNNNNNNNNNNNNNNNNNNNNNNNNNNNNNNNNNNNNNNNNNNNNNNNNNNNNNNNNNNNNNNNNNNNNNNNNNNNNNNNNNNNNNNNNNNNNNNNNNNNNNNNNNNNNNNNNNNNNNNNNNNNNNNNNNNNNNNNNNNNNNNNNNNNNNNNNNNNNNNNNNNNNNNNNNNNNNNNNNNNNNNNNNNNNNNNNNNNNNNNNNNNNNNNNNNNNNNNNNNNNNNNNNNNNNNNNNNNNNNNNNNNNNNNNNNNNNNNNNNNNNNNagcatggaaagcggacgttaaacgatgatgatgatgatgatgatgatatatatatatatatatatataccgaccgctaaccactaaagctttttttattctctctctgtttattttctcatgttcctttctgctgaagtgcataggcttgaaacgtaaaagaccttctcaccttcctgagcgttaaactaatacacctgtttgttgtttatacacctgtcttcgtcttttgttcttttgtaaattccatctatatatatatatgtatatatttgtacgtatgtataaaaggcaaagccacCAAGAATAATTTTGCAAGGTAGAACAAGACTATTTTCATCCCCAACTTTAGAGAGGTGGCGGCAGTCACTGTTAGATATTCGTGGACCCTCTGAATTCACTTATTACAGGCACTGAGTAGACATATACtctaaatatatcatttatttaattttcgtaTTGTATTTGTGATTTTTCAAACCAAGTCAACTGTCATTAGACCTTGGGTTAGACCCAGAAGAAGATGGctagataatatccatagtcttttGCAATCTAGATAGAAAGTGTGAAGATGGTTGCGTTTGACAGGCCTCTAAGCCTGAGAATTCTACTATTAAGATCCATCCAGAAATAGTGGGTGAGGAAAATAGgtggatgcatgcatatacatacatacacacatacataatacatacatacatatatatgtacacacacacacacacatatatatatatatatgtatgtatgtatgtatgtatatatatatatatatatatatatatatatatatatatatatatatatatatatatatatatatatacatatgcatatgtatgagtatttatgtattcatatgtatacatgtaggtatatatttatacgtgtattgCATAGCTCCATGTTGCTACAAATTACTTATTACTCCTGATTTGAGATATAGGTTTATaaggtgtatgtacgtatgtatgtatgtatgtatatatgtatgtatgtatgtatgtatatatgtatgtatgtatgtatgtatgcatgtatgtatgtattatgtatgtatatagatagatagatagagagagatactaTTTGTATTAATgaacaaaaacatttcatttttattagttCAGTTCTTTTTTTATCTCGCTGCCTAAATGTTCATTTTGCCATTTGATTTTGGGAACAAAATGTTTACAAGTCTTTTTAGACATTAATTAGAAAGagatattttctttatgtctTATGTAAAATCAAAATAGATATTATAATCATCAGTATTTGAcgcctgtttttccatgctggcattagtTGAATGAAATTTTTCTGAGGTAATGTTTCTTGAtctgatgccctttctgtcatcaACTCTTCTAGTTGTTTCGTAGTACATGCAGGAACGGGAAAAAATTACCAAGAGTTCCTTGTTGCATGATACTCGATATAGTAAGCTAAGAAatactaattaattaaaattacatgttTAATTACGTGAATAATTTTTATCTAAATTATTTATTCTggtcagaaaaagagagaaagctgTTAATTACAAGGTACTGAGATTTTGCTGCAGTTTAGTTTCCTTATGTAGTTCaagtaattgaagtagaaaacTAGCATCGATACTCTTTGTAGTCACTCCTAAACTGAGTTCAACACAGTTTATGTTCAGCTTCTTAAATGTAGTGCACACATGATGAGATGGCTGAGAAGCATGTGAATACACATCTGTGTGCAAAAtcttaagaagaaatgaaggttgTTATCtatgtcagtggttctcaactggggttcatatggCCTCTcatggtccatataagattttagtgAGTCCACACGACAAAATAGTAAGTTGGGGATCCACTATAGTATTTTAAGGACATCTgaaaaatgttgctttagatatatttattgctagaaacaactaggtttctttctctaacaacCTACTCAAGGAAATGCATGtaatacaaaataggaatttttgaaagaatcatctataaaactgttttttaatcatcgaatggctatgggtgtccaccagaataaaattgtaatcaaaggggtttataaaaaatggttgagaatccctgatCCATACAGTTGTGAGTTTGTTTAGAAGCTACGCCAAACAGTTCATTACTGTAGAAAAGAAAGAGTATGAGGGAGAAGACATAATATAGCTAACTCTACGGCACAAAAGATTTGATATGATTTAAATATCACAGAATGCTGTTGCCACATTATGAGAGGTTGATCTGACAAAAAACTTCTGACTTAAGACAAGAGATGCTGACAAATCTCTTGTTTACTCAAATGAGTAAAAGAGACATGAAAGAATAGGAAAGTGGTTGTTGGCAACTTTATCCATCACATTTGAGATGTTGTTACTGAAGCCCAGATCAATCCTGATCAAACAGATTTATGATGAAGGccgttccaatcatgaccatcacatctttttttACATAGAAGGAACCCAGGACCACATCATCTACAGTgttcttttctaagatggtaaGGCACAATTTGAAGGGATTTAGTTGCTATTCCTAACAGGCCAAATGATTATatagaagctccttcattggcCTATACTCTGATAATAGTTTGCAGGATCAGAGAAGTAGACGTTTTTTAGGTACAGCTTTTTACAGTATCCTACATTTCTGTAAGTCAGTTTTAGTtgtacaaagaaagagaaaagttaaaGAATTTAGCAGAttgcaattcaatgactgaaaaaagtaaaagaataaaagagagtaacTAAGTTTGAAATTGCAGTTTGAGAGAGGTAGCATGAACATTTTGAAGACTGACTGCCTTGTAGCAACTAAAGCTTGATTTGAGGCAAATCAGCTGGGGTTAAGTAGGGAAGAGGTTTCAAGTGATACCTTTATGACGTCAAAATATATTGCTTCAAACCATTTTGTCTTTTGCACTACACATGTAAATAATTTGTTCTCAGAGAATAAATTATCATCTGAaatttgtgtaaatttattttcagtttaacaAGTTTACTTTCTAACTAATCTTAACTTCAGATACTGGAGGAGGTGATTGCTTTTCTTATGTGTACCAGTTCATAGTAATTATGGTTAGATATCTAAAGTTAAGTACAACTTGATTTTGATTATGGTGAAGAGCCTGTTTATGTAAAATACTTCTTCAagatatatcattttattaattacaatataATGACTTTAATTTGCTTGGATTAAGTAGTGTTGCTTTAAGTTTTAattaagaaagataaaaatgcagCACATTTTCATTTGTAAGAATTGCTGATAAATTATTACAGGTTAATTGTTATTATCAATTGCTTAAAAGTATTCTACACAGAGTTGTATAtatagagtgagtgagaaagaggagagggagaaagagattgatagatagatagatagatagagagagagagagagagagagagagtggtggaggGAGACAAACATATGAACAGATCAATATaaatgctcatatacatataaatcatacaaatgtacaaatatattattaattgcaTAAGACATGACTTACCTGAAAACTTCCTCCTCGACTGGTAGAACAATACATTCCTGAAAGTGAATTTTTTTTGTATGGTAATGCATACTCAGGATGAGATTGTCTTCCTAATCCAGAGGGCAGAGAGCTCCGATTCTTGCTAAAAGATGTTGCCACGGGGACGGGGACATCATACTGAAGTGTCATTTGTTCACTATCATATCCAGGCTGTCTACTGGCACTCATACTTTTGTTAGCAGTATTTACGTTTGCTCTGTAATTTGTGTTTCTCTGGTGGTTTCTCCGTACAATACACACTGTTATTGACACTACTGTAGCTACTGATACTATCACAGCtgccaataaaataattattacaagatTAATGTGGATTTTATCATCTGATTTGGTGTCTGGTGGAGTTAACATTTTAGATGTCTTATTACTAACTGTAAGTGTCAAGGATAAAGTAGTTACTGTTGATAAAACTGGGATACCACTATCCTTGACTATGAATTTCAAATCatatgatccagcatcattttgGTAAACTGTTCGAGAGAATGACAATACACCCGTGTAAGGATTAATGGTAAATAACTGCTTATCGTTACCACCTAAAATTTCATATCTGAGAAAAGCATTCACATGACTGTCCCTGTCTGAGGCTCTCAAAACAGTAATATCTTTTTTACTCTGTGGATGGTAATAAATATCCAAGCTGAAAGGGTTAACACTAGGAAATGTAAAATATGGGGCATTGTCATTTTTGTCCATGACTTCAATGATGACATTGGCTGTGTTGTTTAATGACGGTGTTCCATTGTCTTTGACAAAAACCTGAAAATGGTATATTTCTTGTTGTTCTCGATCCAGTGATTGTGTTGTTGAAATAAACCCAAAATTAGAAATTTCAAAAGGAAGTACATGCTTGTTTTTATCTAATAAAGAGTATGATAGTTGCCCTCCTTCCCCAAGGTCTTGATCTGTCACATTAATGAAACCAATAGGGAAGAATGGCTTCTCATTTTCATAAGTTAGAAATTTAAACAATTCTTTTGAAAAATGAGGTTGTACATCGTTAATGTCCATTACTTGGATGGAAAAATTTCTCTCCGTTTTCAACGATGGAAATCCTTTGTCTTGGCAACTAATTGTAAAATTGATATAGCTTTCAGTTTCTCGATCCACTGGATTCTTGACAacaactttatatttcatttttccaaGACTCTGCAGCAGAAACTTATCATGTTTAAGGTCACAAGTAACTTCTCCATTCTGTCCAGCATCATTATCTGTTACtttaacaaaagcaataaaactgCCAACTTTAATCCCTTCTGAAAATCTTGCTGTTATTCCTGTCGATTTGGAAACAAATTTAACATCAATCTGCGGTGGATTATTCTGTTGGTTTAGAACATTCACTAAAACTGTTGCAATGGAGCTCAGTGGTGGACTACCATGATCTCTAGcttcaataaataatttgtataGAAGTTTTTTTCGTTGACCAAATGTCTTTACTAAAAATATCTCTCCTGTATTTTCATTCAATGCAAAATTTGATTTAGCTGCATCTGATGTTTTAGAACTGAAATAGTATGAAACCTGGCCATTTTTGCCTGAGTCTAAATCACTAGCAGATACTTGTGCAACCCGCATATCTTTGTGATAGCCATTATTTACAGAAACATTGTATAAATTCTGAGAGAAGTGGGGTGGGTTGTCATTGACATCAGTAACTGTAATAAGAACATTTAAATGGCCTTCTTTTGGTGGGGAGCCACCATCTCTGGCAATAACTTTTAACATGTAAGTgtcctttttttctctgtctaatTTATTTTCAAGAGTAATTCCAAGTGAAGAGGATCCATCCACTCGTTTTGATTCAGATAAAGTGAATGGTTCACCATCATGCTTTTCTAACTGGTAGGTAATCTGAGAATTTATAACTCCAACATCCTTGTCAATAGCATTAGGTATTGATTTTATCATTCCTTTTCCATCACCTTCGTCAAATTGAAGATTGATCTGTTTTTTGGGGAATACAGGCTTATGATCATTAGCATCTTCAATAATTACTTTGATTTCTAATAACTTGATAAAAGATTCTTCCTTTTGAACAGCTACATCAACCATTCTGAAACATTCAGTGTTGTATTTACAGAGAGATTCAGCATCTAACTTTTGGCCAGTATACAATTTTCCTGATTTAAAAACTGTAAATAATTgattgctactgtttacatcttgTTCTAACTGGCTGAAGCTGACCAAACCTAATTCTTCAATTAGAACATTGTTTATCAAATGAACATCAGAACCAATGTCCCCTACATAAGTGCCTGAGTTTTGACCTTCTTCTACATGATAAATAAAGTCCACACAGCAAGACttatgtaacaaaaacaac from Octopus bimaculoides isolate UCB-OBI-ISO-001 chromosome 14, ASM119413v2, whole genome shotgun sequence encodes:
- the LOC106872391 gene encoding protocadherin beta-15 isoform X2, which encodes MSNDSCHFKANQVYSIDGIISIYNLKQNFTCWLLMKTHLRSMLIQVCLMLFLLHKSCCVDFIYHVEEGQNSGTYVGDIGSDVHLINNVLIEELGLVSFSQLEQDVNSSNQLFTVFKSGKLYTGQKLDAESLCKYNTECFRMVDVAVQKEESFIKLLEIKVIIEDANDHKPVFPKKQINLQFDEGDGKGMIKSIPNAIDKDVGVINSQITYQLEKHDGEPFTLSESKRVDGSSSLGITLENKLDREKKDTYMLKVIARDGGSPPKEGHLNVLITVTDVNDNPPHFSQNLYNVSVNNGYHKDMRVAQVSASDLDSGKNGQVSYYFSSKTSDAAKSNFALNENTGEIFLVKTFGQRKKLLYKLFIEARDHGSPPLSSIATVLVNVLNQQNNPPQIDVKFVSKSTGITARFSEGIKVGSFIAFVKVTDNDAGQNGEVTCDLKHDKFLLQSLGKMKYKVVVKNPVDRETESYINFTISCQDKGFPSLKTERNFSIQVMDINDVQPHFSKELFKFLTYENEKPFFPIGFINVTDQDLGEGGQLSYSLLDKNKHVLPFEISNFGFISTTQSLDREQQEIYHFQVFVKDNGTPSLNNTANVIIEVMDKNDNAPYFTFPSVNPFSLDIYYHPQSKKDITVLRASDRDSHVNAFLRYEILGGNDKQLFTINPYTGVLSFSRTVYQNDAGSYDLKFIVKDSGIPVLSTVTTLSLTLTVSNKTSKMLTPPDTKSDDKIHINLVIIILLAAVIVSVATVVSITVCIVRRNHQRNTNYRANVNTANKSMSASRQPGYDSEQMTLQYDVPVPVATSFSKNRSSLPSGLGRQSHPEYALPYKKNSLSGMYCSTSRGGSFQ
- the LOC106872391 gene encoding protocadherin beta-15 isoform X1, whose protein sequence is MSNDSCHFKANQVYSIDGIISIYNLKQNFTCWLLMKTHLRSMLIQVCLMLFLLHKSCCVDFIYHVEEGQNSGTYVGDIGSDVHLINNVLIEELGLVSFSQLEQDVNSSNQLFTVFKSGKLYTGQKLDAESLCKYNTECFRMVDVAVQKEESFIKLLEIKVIIEDANDHKPVFPKKQINLQFDEGDGKGMIKSIPNAIDKDVGVINSQITYQLEKHDGEPFTLSESKRVDGSSSLGITLENKLDREKKDTYMLKVIARDGGSPPKEGHLNVLITVTDVNDNPPHFSQNLYNVSVNNGYHKDMRVAQVSASDLDSGKNGQVSYYFSSKTSDAAKSNFALNENTGEIFLVKTFGQRKKLLYKLFIEARDHGSPPLSSIATVLVNVLNQQNNPPQIDVKFVSKSTGITARFSEGIKVGSFIAFVKVTDNDAGQNGEVTCDLKHDKFLLQSLGKMKYKVVVKNPVDRETESYINFTISCQDKGFPSLKTERNFSIQVMDINDVQPHFSKELFKFLTYENEKPFFPIGFINVTDQDLGEGGQLSYSLLDKNKHVLPFEISNFGFISTTQSLDREQQEIYHFQVFVKDNGTPSLNNTANVIIEVMDKNDNAPYFTFPSVNPFSLDIYYHPQSKKDITVLRASDRDSHVNAFLRYEILGGNDKQLFTINPYTGVLSFSRTVYQNDAGSYDLKFIVKDSGIPVLSTVTTLSLTLTVSNKTSKMLTPPDTKSDDKIHINLVIIILLAAVIVSVATVVSITVCIVRRNHQRNTNYRANVNTANKSMSASRQPGYDSEQMTLQYDVPVPVATSFSKNRSSLPSGLGRQSHPEYALPYKKNSLSGMYCSTSRGGSFQVAIPSKTNSC